Proteins encoded by one window of Bacillus sp. DTU_2020_1000418_1_SI_GHA_SEK_038:
- a CDS encoding O-antigen polymerase: MLAFTIWVIVLIVSIKLFSSVSGSLSFTKPNLNSLIFYYSLFVSSYIGSLLIALDIDHYYMINKLDHDVYRYIGFGAVSFVMIMLPLTMFLVSKLAGFDAKKEFNEYLKKPIEKTFSQKNEFYLLFLGLSMICMLAVAYTLLKTNQVPIFSLLKGNLSELGLQRIEAARNFGGNVLIRNIFAIALTPLLSLIAYVYAVKTGRLKWIFLFFALFVSALVISVYDLSKSPIIFYIIMFIFVRLYVGKLVLKWQKIVGYTISGAAVIVVMYVFIQGVKDLGSFLNYSSGPIGRIILAQISPTFLHLDLFGHSIPFLNGRSLPSIIIERFDMEQVRSARLVMANAFPNRIEDGTGGVLNTLFIAEAYANFGYLGIILGTIYVGVLVQLIYIIFIRLPKNPVFLCLFIYFSINIPRTLVGGFTDFLFNPIWIFITCLFAGILLFIRLRLDLFAYLQKRKTAGNES; this comes from the coding sequence ATGTTGGCTTTCACGATATGGGTGATCGTATTAATTGTTTCCATCAAGCTATTTTCTAGCGTGTCTGGGAGCCTTTCCTTTACGAAACCCAATTTAAATTCATTAATCTTTTACTACTCCTTGTTTGTTTCCAGTTATATCGGAAGCCTTCTGATTGCTTTAGACATCGATCATTATTATATGATTAATAAGCTTGATCATGATGTTTATCGATATATCGGCTTCGGAGCGGTATCCTTTGTCATGATTATGCTGCCGCTTACGATGTTTCTTGTCAGCAAGCTGGCTGGATTTGATGCGAAAAAGGAATTCAATGAGTATTTGAAAAAACCAATTGAAAAAACGTTTAGTCAAAAAAATGAATTTTACTTGTTATTTCTAGGCCTCTCAATGATTTGTATGCTGGCCGTTGCCTATACGCTTTTAAAGACGAATCAAGTACCGATCTTCTCCCTTTTAAAAGGGAATCTTTCGGAATTAGGGTTACAGCGGATTGAAGCAGCAAGGAATTTTGGCGGGAATGTATTAATAAGAAATATTTTCGCGATTGCTTTGACACCGCTGCTTTCGTTAATTGCCTATGTATATGCGGTAAAAACAGGGCGTTTGAAATGGATCTTTTTATTCTTCGCCCTTTTTGTCAGTGCATTAGTGATTAGCGTATATGACTTATCGAAATCACCGATTATTTTCTACATCATTATGTTTATATTTGTCAGACTATATGTTGGCAAACTAGTGTTAAAGTGGCAGAAAATAGTAGGCTACACGATTAGTGGAGCAGCAGTCATTGTTGTTATGTATGTCTTTATCCAAGGTGTAAAAGATCTGGGCAGTTTTCTTAACTATTCATCCGGACCAATCGGACGAATTATTCTTGCGCAAATTTCGCCTACTTTCTTGCATTTGGATCTTTTTGGCCATTCCATCCCATTTCTTAATGGCAGGAGCCTCCCGTCCATTATTATCGAAAGGTTTGATATGGAGCAGGTCCGTTCCGCGAGATTGGTGATGGCCAATGCTTTCCCGAACCGGATTGAAGATGGGACTGGCGGAGTGCTGAATACGTTATTTATTGCTGAAGCTTATGCGAATTTCGGATATCTGGGGATTATTCTTGGCACGATTTACGTGGGGGTACTCGTTCAGCTTATCTATATCATTTTTATCAGACTGCCAAAGAATCCTGTCTTTTTATGCCTGTTTATTTATTTTTCCATTAATATTCCGCGGACATTAGTAGGTGGATTTACGGATTTTCTATTCAATCCGATTTGGATTTTCATCACTTGCTTATTCGCGGGAATTCTATTGTTTATTAGACTTCGTTTGGATTTGTTTGCTTATCTTCAAAAAAGAAAAACTGCAGGGAACGAATCATAA
- a CDS encoding glycosyltransferase family 4 protein has product MKSVLLYYPFEIAENANSGSKLRPKEMYKAFQEWGAKENIEILLLSGNSSAREALFEQWKAEGKLENIWFCYMENQTIPFWLTDKGHVPKKPFIDKKVMSYLKQRHVPVGVFYRDVYWKFDELYPLKGVKKTVMQTIYRMEERFYNKYCQVIFLPSDAMGSYVDIGREKISLPPGGKKVNVVKKEKDTRFAQGLYVGGINNEDYGLFLLLDALEIANKQEKVSELTIVCREDEYKQLPEEKKARLQEMDVTIQHVSGEALNDLYREMDFAFIPRYRSTYNDFAVPVKLVEYLSNELPVVATYCQAQREIIESDGYGIICEDNPEDMARAIKEMAKKASGYRENIQETFLQKHSWTARVKKIKNALVKE; this is encoded by the coding sequence ATGAAATCAGTTTTGCTTTATTATCCTTTTGAAATAGCTGAAAATGCGAATAGCGGCTCCAAGCTCCGACCTAAGGAAATGTATAAGGCATTTCAGGAATGGGGAGCGAAGGAGAATATTGAAATTCTGCTTTTGTCAGGAAATTCTTCTGCGCGGGAAGCCCTTTTTGAACAATGGAAGGCAGAAGGGAAGCTTGAAAATATTTGGTTTTGCTATATGGAAAATCAAACGATTCCTTTCTGGCTGACAGATAAAGGGCATGTTCCGAAGAAGCCGTTTATTGATAAAAAGGTGATGAGCTATTTAAAGCAGCGTCATGTGCCTGTTGGCGTTTTCTATCGTGATGTATATTGGAAGTTTGATGAGCTTTATCCGTTAAAAGGTGTTAAAAAAACGGTTATGCAAACCATTTATCGGATGGAGGAAAGGTTTTACAATAAGTATTGCCAAGTTATTTTCTTGCCTAGCGATGCGATGGGGTCGTATGTTGACATTGGAAGAGAGAAGATTTCTCTCCCTCCAGGCGGCAAAAAAGTGAACGTAGTGAAGAAGGAAAAGGATACTAGGTTCGCGCAAGGTCTTTATGTCGGCGGGATTAATAATGAAGATTACGGATTATTTTTGCTGCTGGATGCACTAGAAATTGCGAACAAGCAGGAAAAAGTGTCCGAATTGACGATTGTTTGCCGTGAGGATGAATACAAGCAATTGCCCGAAGAGAAAAAGGCTCGCCTGCAAGAGATGGATGTAACCATTCAGCACGTAAGCGGTGAAGCATTAAATGATCTTTATCGTGAAATGGATTTTGCCTTTATTCCTAGATATCGGAGCACGTACAATGATTTCGCTGTTCCTGTTAAGCTTGTTGAGTATCTCTCTAATGAACTGCCAGTGGTCGCCACATATTGTCAGGCACAAAGAGAGATAATAGAGTCAGATGGATATGGAATTATTTGTGAGGATAACCCCGAGGATATGGCAAGAGCCATTAAAGAGATGGCCAAAAAGGCTTCAGGATATCGGGAAAACATTCAAGAAACCTTTTTGCAAAAGCATTCATGGACTGCCAGGGTGAAAAAAATTAAGAATGCCTTAGTAAAAGAGTAG